From Chromohalobacter canadensis, one genomic window encodes:
- a CDS encoding DUF1365 domain-containing protein — protein MSTPLHSRVALGELRHRRFTPRGHRFTYRVWMVWLDLDELPELFDALPGFSARRAALARFRREDYLGPVHLPLKTAVRQRLRHELGEAPDGPIRMLTQLRLCGVLSNPITLYYAYDRDERLCAILGEVTNTPWRERHVYAYRVTPTRHVHAAHFDKALHVSPFNPMDMQYRWRFNTPGEHLLMHMEAWREDTRHFDATLSLRFAPAGRRAWLTALARAPWMSLKTLVGIHFEAMRLWLKRVPLFSHPRGEETRP, from the coding sequence ATGAGCACGCCCTTGCATAGCCGAGTGGCCCTGGGTGAACTCCGCCATCGGCGATTCACGCCGCGCGGGCATCGCTTCACCTACCGCGTATGGATGGTGTGGCTTGACCTTGACGAGTTGCCCGAACTCTTCGATGCGCTGCCGGGATTCAGTGCACGGCGTGCTGCGCTGGCGCGCTTTCGCCGCGAGGATTACCTGGGACCCGTGCACTTGCCACTCAAGACGGCGGTGCGCCAGCGACTCCGCCACGAGCTGGGCGAAGCACCCGACGGCCCGATTCGCATGCTGACCCAACTGCGCCTCTGCGGGGTGCTATCCAATCCCATCACGCTGTATTACGCCTATGATCGAGACGAGCGTCTGTGCGCCATCCTCGGCGAAGTCACCAACACCCCGTGGCGAGAGCGCCACGTCTACGCCTACCGGGTAACGCCAACGCGCCATGTCCACGCCGCCCATTTCGACAAAGCCCTGCATGTCTCACCGTTCAACCCCATGGACATGCAGTATCGGTGGCGCTTCAACACACCGGGCGAACACCTGCTGATGCATATGGAGGCGTGGCGCGAGGATACGCGCCATTTCGACGCCACGCTGAGTCTGCGTTTTGCGCCAGCGGGGCGGCGTGCATGGCTCACTGCACTGGCGCGCGCCCCCTGGATGAGCCTCAAGACGCTGGTCGGCATTCATTTCGAGGCAATGCGCTTATGGCTGAAGCGCGTGCCACTCTTTTCTCATCCCCGTGGCGAGGAGACACGCCCGTGA
- a CDS encoding NAD(P)/FAD-dependent oxidoreductase — protein sequence MNVPTSRIAVVGGGIAGMACAHYLSQRHEVTLFEANEHLGGHTATVDVELDGYRYAIDTGFIVFNDRTYPHFQRLLAQLGVTAQATEMSFSVHATHEDFEYNGHTLDTLFAQRRNLLRPGFHKMLRDILRFNRHAVRDLSHGNLPEGMTLGEYLARGGYGESFRRRYLLPMGAAIWSASERDMANFPLTSFVRFFHHHGLLSVNNRPQWYTLVGGARRYIAPLTAAYAQRVRLACPVRSIDRDATGVTLTTPQGRERFDQVVLACHSDQALAMLSAPSQAERQILDALPYQENDVVLHTDTSLLPRRRRAWASWNYRIDGREDDARVSVTYDMNRLQHLPGATRFCVTLNDSDAIAPECMLRRFVYRHPCFTLTGAAAQQRHAEISGPHQRTHFCGAYWRHGFHEDGVWSALRVARALGCGESGALQASLSPATAVPEGALA from the coding sequence GTGAACGTGCCCACCTCACGCATCGCGGTGGTCGGTGGCGGCATTGCCGGCATGGCCTGCGCCCATTACCTCTCGCAACGCCACGAAGTGACGCTGTTCGAGGCCAACGAGCACCTCGGCGGCCACACGGCGACCGTGGATGTCGAACTGGATGGGTACCGGTATGCCATCGACACCGGTTTCATCGTCTTCAACGACCGTACGTATCCGCACTTTCAGCGCTTGCTGGCACAGCTGGGCGTGACCGCACAAGCGACCGAAATGAGCTTTTCGGTGCATGCCACGCACGAGGACTTCGAATATAACGGCCATACCCTCGACACCCTGTTCGCCCAGCGTCGCAACCTACTGCGCCCCGGTTTTCACAAAATGCTGCGCGATATCCTGCGCTTCAATCGCCACGCGGTACGCGACCTCTCACACGGCAACTTGCCGGAAGGCATGACGCTGGGCGAGTACCTGGCGCGGGGTGGCTACGGCGAGTCTTTCCGGCGCCGTTACCTGCTGCCCATGGGCGCCGCCATCTGGTCCGCCAGCGAGCGCGACATGGCGAATTTCCCGCTGACATCCTTCGTGCGTTTCTTTCATCATCATGGATTGCTGTCGGTGAATAATCGCCCCCAGTGGTACACGCTAGTGGGCGGCGCACGACGCTACATAGCCCCGCTGACGGCCGCCTACGCTCAGCGCGTCCGCTTGGCCTGCCCGGTGCGGAGTATCGATCGCGATGCAACGGGCGTGACACTGACCACGCCCCAAGGGCGGGAGCGTTTCGATCAGGTGGTGCTCGCCTGCCACAGCGACCAGGCACTGGCGATGCTCAGCGCCCCTAGTCAAGCAGAACGACAGATCCTCGATGCCCTGCCCTATCAAGAGAATGACGTTGTCCTGCATACCGATACTTCGCTGCTGCCACGCCGGCGTCGTGCCTGGGCCAGCTGGAACTATCGCATCGACGGACGCGAGGACGACGCACGCGTCTCGGTGACCTACGACATGAATCGCCTCCAGCATCTGCCAGGCGCGACACGTTTCTGCGTGACGCTCAATGACAGCGACGCCATCGCCCCCGAATGCATGCTGCGACGCTTCGTCTATCGTCATCCCTGCTTCACGCTGACGGGGGCCGCCGCCCAGCAGCGTCATGCGGAAATCTCCGGCCCGCACCAGCGCACGCATTTCTGCGGCGCATACTGGCGCCACGGTTTCCACGAGGATGGCGTCTGGAGCGCGCTGCGCGTGGCCCGCGCACTGGGCTGCGGTGAATCCGGTGCTCTGCAAGCGTCTCTCTCGCCGGCAACCGCAGTGCCTGAAGGAGCCCTGGCATGA
- a CDS encoding SDR family NAD(P)-dependent oxidoreductase, whose product MATPTAPRRIWLTGATSGIGEALAKRLLQDGHRVALTARRRDALEALAAPFENALVVPADLTYRASVSEAGARIEAVFGGLDLALLNAGTCEYLDACHFDVDLIERVLATNLHGTLYAIDAALPLLRRARHGTQRPQLAAVSSASAYFPLPRAEAYGASKAAISYFLASLRLDLAAEGIDVSVIHPGFVRTPLTKRNDFPMPMRVEVDTAVEAILRGLEKRVLDIHFPRRFTLLVKLAGILPPALRHRLGRLLTRNTAEEGRP is encoded by the coding sequence ATGGCGACCCCAACGGCACCCCGACGTATCTGGCTGACCGGCGCCACCTCCGGCATCGGTGAAGCCCTTGCCAAGCGGTTGTTGCAAGACGGGCACCGCGTGGCCCTGACCGCACGTCGACGCGACGCACTGGAGGCACTCGCAGCACCTTTCGAGAATGCCCTGGTGGTCCCCGCCGATCTCACTTACCGCGCGTCGGTCAGTGAGGCCGGGGCAAGGATCGAAGCCGTCTTCGGTGGGCTCGATCTGGCGCTGCTCAATGCCGGCACCTGCGAGTATCTGGATGCTTGCCACTTCGACGTCGACCTGATCGAGCGCGTGCTCGCCACCAACCTGCACGGCACCCTGTATGCCATCGATGCGGCACTGCCGCTACTGCGCCGCGCTCGCCATGGCACGCAGCGTCCGCAGCTGGCCGCCGTTTCCAGCGCTTCGGCGTATTTTCCACTGCCACGCGCCGAAGCTTACGGCGCTTCCAAGGCCGCGATCAGCTACTTCCTCGCCTCCCTGCGACTCGACCTGGCGGCGGAAGGCATCGATGTCAGCGTCATCCATCCCGGATTCGTGCGCACGCCGCTAACCAAGCGCAACGACTTCCCCATGCCCATGCGCGTTGAGGTCGATACCGCCGTCGAGGCCATCCTGCGCGGCCTGGAAAAACGCGTACTGGACATTCATTTTCCGCGCCGCTTCACCTTGCTGGTCAAGCTGGCGGGCATCCTGCCGCCTGCGCTACGTCATCGGCTCGGACGTCTCTTGACCCGTAACACCGCCGAAGAGGGGCGCCCGTGA
- a CDS encoding nuclear transport factor 2 family protein, which produces MSQDTALATFCHVFDKLDKRCTESLKNLYTDDVAFTDPLHHIEGREVLMRYYADMLANVQACRFEVTHRQREGDDAFVAWTLHLTHPRLARGRPLRIAGCSQLTFRGDRVCRHRDYFDAGAMLYEHLPLLGAVIRWLKRRVDPASHLR; this is translated from the coding sequence ATGAGCCAAGACACTGCATTGGCGACCTTTTGTCATGTCTTCGATAAATTGGACAAAAGGTGTACAGAGTCTCTCAAAAACCTCTACACTGACGATGTAGCATTCACCGATCCGTTACATCACATCGAGGGCCGCGAAGTCCTGATGCGTTATTACGCGGACATGCTGGCCAATGTTCAGGCATGCCGGTTCGAGGTGACTCACCGTCAGCGTGAGGGCGACGACGCCTTCGTGGCGTGGACGCTTCACCTGACGCATCCCCGTCTCGCTCGAGGACGGCCTCTGCGTATCGCGGGATGCTCGCAGTTGACGTTTCGTGGTGACCGGGTCTGTCGGCATCGTGATTATTTCGATGCCGGTGCAATGCTTTACGAACACCTGCCCCTGCTCGGGGCGGTGATTCGCTGGCTCAAGCGGCGCGTGGATCCGGCGAGCCACTTGCGCTAG
- the phrB gene encoding deoxyribodipyrimidine photo-lyase, which produces MSDVQLMWFRSDLRTFDNRALHAAAERGPVIAIFLTSLPQWQHHDHGANKVDFWLRGAAALREHLAGLNIPLLQRRIATYDEAPAALLELARTHGASALHFNREYPLNERRRDAAVESAFQANGLAVWGHTDAVAYAPGELLTGKGEPYSVFTPFAKAWHRQLASRRIALVEEPEPQAQLAIDADPPPSRDLEAMADAPLDPSLWPAGQDEAGDRLERFLRFRGHHYKRQRDFPALPGTSELSPYLALGMISHRQCLHAVMSNNEGHLADGDAGLTAWANELVWREFYLHIAASFPDINRHCPFQSHTKALAWRDDDAGFQAWCEGRTGYPLVDAAMRQLVHCGWMHNRLRMVVAMFLSKHLLIDWRRGEAFFMRHLIDGDFASNNGGWQWAASTGTDAAPYFRIFNPTTQAERFDPEGRFIAQWLPELAELPVKSRFFPDESQRRRTGYATPIVDHKAARQRALDAFKSLTT; this is translated from the coding sequence ATGTCCGATGTGCAATTGATGTGGTTCCGCAGCGACCTGCGAACCTTCGATAACCGCGCCTTGCATGCCGCCGCCGAACGCGGACCGGTAATCGCCATTTTCTTGACCAGCCTTCCGCAGTGGCAACATCACGACCACGGCGCCAACAAGGTGGACTTCTGGCTGCGTGGCGCAGCAGCGCTTCGTGAGCACCTGGCCGGTCTCAATATCCCCTTGCTGCAACGACGCATCGCGACCTACGACGAGGCGCCCGCAGCACTGCTCGAACTGGCGCGCACTCACGGCGCCAGCGCGCTGCACTTCAATCGCGAATATCCTCTCAACGAACGCCGCCGCGATGCGGCAGTGGAATCTGCCTTCCAGGCGAACGGGCTGGCAGTATGGGGCCATACCGATGCCGTCGCCTACGCCCCCGGCGAGCTGCTCACCGGCAAGGGCGAGCCATATAGCGTGTTCACGCCGTTCGCCAAGGCTTGGCATCGCCAGTTGGCGTCACGCCGCATCGCCTTGGTGGAAGAACCTGAGCCCCAAGCCCAACTGGCTATCGACGCCGACCCGCCGCCTTCTCGCGATCTCGAGGCGATGGCCGACGCGCCACTCGACCCGAGTCTGTGGCCCGCGGGACAGGACGAAGCCGGCGACCGCCTCGAACGCTTCCTGCGTTTTCGCGGCCATCATTACAAGCGCCAGCGAGATTTCCCCGCACTCCCCGGCACCAGCGAACTGTCGCCCTACCTGGCGCTGGGCATGATCTCGCATCGCCAGTGCCTGCACGCGGTGATGAGCAACAACGAGGGCCACCTGGCCGACGGCGATGCCGGCCTCACCGCCTGGGCCAATGAATTGGTCTGGCGCGAGTTCTATCTGCATATCGCCGCCAGCTTTCCCGACATCAATCGCCACTGCCCCTTTCAGTCGCATACAAAGGCCTTGGCCTGGCGCGACGATGACGCGGGGTTTCAGGCTTGGTGCGAAGGGCGTACAGGCTACCCCCTGGTCGACGCCGCAATGCGCCAGCTCGTCCATTGTGGATGGATGCACAATCGCCTGCGCATGGTAGTGGCGATGTTCTTGTCCAAGCACTTGCTGATCGACTGGCGTCGCGGCGAGGCCTTCTTCATGCGGCATCTCATCGATGGCGACTTCGCCTCCAACAATGGCGGCTGGCAGTGGGCCGCCTCCACTGGCACCGACGCCGCGCCCTATTTCCGTATCTTCAATCCCACCACGCAGGCGGAACGTTTCGACCCCGAGGGGCGATTCATCGCGCAATGGCTCCCCGAACTGGCCGAGCTCCCCGTCAAGTCACGCTTTTTCCCCGACGAGTCGCAACGCCGCCGGACCGGCTATGCCACACCCATCGTCGACCACAAGGCAGCACGTCAACGCGCGCTGGACGCCTTCAAGTCACTGACGACGTAA
- a CDS encoding MerR family transcriptional regulator, producing MSEQAMDPASSPLYPIREVSRLTGVNSVTLRAWERRYGLIRPQRTPKGHRLYAREDIRRVERILQWLNRGVPVSQVRDLLEQAEPTANDAPPPDISDWESQRQQLLQAVDALDNDTLEALFSRSMALYPAGLCVTELWQPVIDQLEERWSDQFGAELQRRLLESFLRTRVGIRLYHANQASRGARLLLLRLPEERDLLRLLLLALVASASGFRVEWLDTDLPLNELPLAAERFKADAVLMTSGYAERSDLIRRQLPRLAEQLEMPLCLVGPVARIRGAELENTQVATLGNELPAALSRLHGLLGR from the coding sequence ATGAGTGAACAGGCGATGGATCCGGCCAGTTCGCCGCTGTACCCGATCCGCGAGGTTTCACGGCTGACCGGCGTCAATTCCGTGACCTTGCGCGCCTGGGAGCGCCGCTACGGCCTGATCCGCCCGCAGCGTACCCCAAAGGGACACCGTCTCTACGCACGCGAGGACATACGCCGCGTCGAACGCATTCTGCAATGGCTAAACCGGGGTGTTCCCGTCAGCCAAGTACGCGATCTGCTCGAGCAGGCCGAGCCCACAGCCAATGATGCCCCACCGCCAGACATCAGCGACTGGGAAAGCCAACGCCAGCAACTGCTGCAGGCCGTCGACGCGCTGGATAACGATACGCTGGAGGCCCTGTTCAGTCGCAGCATGGCGCTTTATCCCGCGGGTTTGTGCGTGACCGAGTTATGGCAGCCGGTGATCGATCAACTCGAGGAACGCTGGAGCGATCAGTTCGGTGCCGAGTTGCAGCGCCGCTTGCTGGAAAGCTTCTTGCGCACGCGGGTCGGCATTCGCCTTTACCACGCCAACCAAGCCTCACGGGGGGCGCGTCTACTGCTATTGCGCCTGCCCGAGGAGCGCGACCTTTTGCGCCTGTTGCTTTTGGCGCTGGTCGCGTCTGCCTCGGGATTTCGGGTCGAATGGCTGGATACCGACCTGCCGCTCAACGAGTTGCCGCTGGCCGCGGAACGCTTCAAGGCAGACGCCGTGCTCATGACTAGCGGATATGCCGAGCGCAGCGATCTCATTCGGCGTCAGTTGCCGCGCTTGGCGGAGCAACTCGAGATGCCGCTGTGCTTAGTTGGCCCCGTGGCACGCATCCGCGGTGCGGAACTGGAAAACACCCAGGTCGCCACGCTCGGCAACGAATTACCCGCCGCGCTCAGCCGCCTGCATGGGCTGCTGGGACGCTAA
- a CDS encoding sirohydrochlorin chelatase: protein MSHALILLAHGSSDARWRAPFETLEHDLRARLETPAVIAYMELSEPSLETRVAELYDQGHRRLDILPLFFAAGRHLRQDVPAQLEALREQYPQAALTLLDPVGQHPAFVEALAGIVTSRVEASLER from the coding sequence ATGAGCCACGCCTTGATATTACTTGCCCATGGCTCCAGCGATGCGCGCTGGCGCGCGCCTTTCGAGACGCTCGAACACGATCTTCGCGCACGCCTCGAAACCCCCGCTGTCATCGCCTACATGGAACTAAGCGAACCCTCGCTGGAAACCCGAGTCGCCGAACTTTATGACCAAGGCCATCGACGCCTCGATATCTTGCCATTGTTTTTCGCCGCCGGACGTCACCTGCGTCAGGACGTTCCAGCCCAGCTTGAGGCATTGCGCGAGCAATATCCGCAGGCGGCACTGACGCTGCTCGACCCCGTGGGCCAGCACCCCGCCTTCGTCGAAGCATTGGCGGGCATCGTGACATCCCGCGTAGAGGCGTCGCTGGAAAGATAG